CATCGGGACGATTATCTCCCTCACCACGCTGCGCAGTTGCTCGCGTATGTATTCCGGAGGTTCATTCGCGTCCTTCATTTTCGATATCAGACCGATCCTTTTAGGCAGATAGGTACTATCAATTTCCTATAAATCACTGTATAATAAAGAAGTAAAGAAACAAAGAAATTGAAAAAAAGGAATACGGCAAACAAAGGAGGGGTATACTATGGCAATAGCACATGAGGCGGTGGAACGTATGGAATGGCGGCGTGCTCGTGTCTCTCAGAAGCGCCAAGTAACAATACCTCAGAAACTGTTTGAACAGGCCGGAATCAAAGACGAAGTTGAATTCAGTATTAAGGGCAACAACATCATCATGCGTCCTGTACGTGAAAATATGGGCAGTGATTACTTTGCGGATCTCATTTTGGCTGATTTGATTAAAGAAGGATATACAGGTGAAGAACTGCTCGCTAAATTCCGCGAGAAACAAGGCGAGCTGCATGCAGCTGTAAAACAACTAATTGCCGATTCCGAAGA
This genomic window from Paenibacillus humicola contains:
- a CDS encoding AbrB/MazE/SpoVT family DNA-binding domain-containing protein, yielding MAIAHEAVERMEWRRARVSQKRQVTIPQKLFEQAGIKDEVEFSIKGNNIIMRPVRENMGSDYFADLILADLIKEGYTGEELLAKFREKQGELHAAVKQLIADSEEAARNFNGVNETEELFGDVMGD